From the genome of Pseudomonas sp. FP453:
CATTCGCGGGCTTCAAATCGGCCCGGCGCCGCGCGCACCGACCCTGGACAACGGCGGCATCGGCAATCGTTATCCCACGCGCAACACCGCCCCCAGCCGCCCAGCCAGCGAAACCAAAGCCCCCACTTACGATGCCAACGGCAATCGCCGGTAAGGACTCGCCCAATGCACCTACGTAAAACCCTTCTGGCCGCCCTTTGCGCGACCGCCATGGTTCCACTGTCGGCGGTTTATGCCGCTGGCCCCCAACAGTTCCCCAGCGAGCAAGGCAGCCTCACGGTCACGCCGATCGCCCAGGGCCTCGACCATCCATGGGCGGTGGCGTTTCTGCCAGACAGGCAAGGCTTCCTGGTGACTGAGCGCCCAGGCCATCTGCGCTTCGTCAGCCCGGACGGCAAACTGTCGGCGCCCCTTGGCGGCGTGCCGCAGGTGTGGGCCAAAGGGCAGGGCGGCTTGCTTGATGTGGTGCTGTCGCCGGACTTCAAGCAGGACCGCATGGTGTACCTGTCGTACGCCGAAGGCGGTGGCAAGGGCGGTACCGCCGGCACGGCTGTCGGGCGTGGGCGCTTGGCCGATGACCTCAGCGGTTTGCAGGATTTCAAGGTGATCCTGCGCCAGGAGCCCAAGCTGTCCACCGGTAACCACTTTGGTTCGCGCCTGGCGTTCGACCGGGATGGCTACCTGTTCGTGACCTTGGGCGAAAACAACGATCGCCCGACCGCCCAGGACCTGGACAAATTGCAAGGCAAGGTCGTACGCATCTACCCGGACGGGCGCGTGCCGGATGACAACCCGTTCGTGGGCCAGGCAGGTGTGCGCCCGGAGATCTGGTCCTATGGCCAGCGCAACCCGCAAGGCCTGGCACTGAACCCGTGGAGCGGCACGATCTGGGAAAACGAACACGGGCCCCGTGGCGGCGATGAGATCAACATCATCGAGCGCGGCAAGAACTACGGTTGGCCGCTGGCAACCCACGGCATCAACTATTCGCTGACGCCAATCCCGGAAGCCAAAGGCAAGACGGCAGAGGGCACGGTGCAGCCCCACCATGTCTGGGAGCAGTCCCCCGGCATCAGTGGCATGGCGTTTTATGACGCTGACCGCTTCAAGC
Proteins encoded in this window:
- a CDS encoding PQQ-dependent sugar dehydrogenase — encoded protein: MHLRKTLLAALCATAMVPLSAVYAAGPQQFPSEQGSLTVTPIAQGLDHPWAVAFLPDRQGFLVTERPGHLRFVSPDGKLSAPLGGVPQVWAKGQGGLLDVVLSPDFKQDRMVYLSYAEGGGKGGTAGTAVGRGRLADDLSGLQDFKVILRQEPKLSTGNHFGSRLAFDRDGYLFVTLGENNDRPTAQDLDKLQGKVVRIYPDGRVPDDNPFVGQAGVRPEIWSYGQRNPQGLALNPWSGTIWENEHGPRGGDEINIIERGKNYGWPLATHGINYSLTPIPEAKGKTAEGTVQPHHVWEQSPGISGMAFYDADRFKPWQHNVFIGALASQELIRLQFDGDKVVHEERLLGGLKARIRDVRQGPDGYLYVLTDEDDGVLYRVGLNQD